In Perca fluviatilis chromosome 11, GENO_Pfluv_1.0, whole genome shotgun sequence, the following proteins share a genomic window:
- the LOC120569058 gene encoding high choriolytic enzyme 1-like: MTPSANLLLLLLLGLSQALPLQEPGGEEEEAPDNVDITTRILTSNKGSNEILLEGDLLVPSTRNALMCPNQNCFWKKNSSGLVTVPFTVSSEYTSSEKRQIDNALQGFHSKTCIRFVPRNNETDYISVENQSGCFSSLGKVGGRQVLSLQRYGCVYYGIIQHEFNHALGFRHEQTRSDRDNYVTINWANIDPKMAYNFNKQVTNNINTPYDYTSIMHYARTAFSINGQDTITPIPDPKVQIGQSQGLSSWDIIRINKLYSC, from the coding sequence ATGACTCCCTCTGccaacctgctgctgctgctcctgctcgGCCTCTCTCAGGCACTTCCTCTCCAGGAGCCAGgaggcgaagaagaagaagccccAGACAACGTCGACATCACCACCAGGATTCTGACCTCCAACAAGGGCAGCAATGAGATCCTGCTGGAAGGAGACTTGCTGGTTCCCAGTACCAGAAATGCCCTAATGTGCCCTAACCAGAACTGCTTCTGGAAGAAAAACTCCAGCGGCCTGGTGACGGTCCCCTTCACCGTGAGCAGTGAGTACACCAGCTCAGAGAAGCGGCAGATTGACAACGCCTTGCAGGGCTTCCACAGCAAAACCTGTATCCGCTTCGTGCCCCGTAACAACGAGACCGACTACATCAGCGTGGAGAACCAATCAGGATGTTTCTCCAGTCTGGGCAAAGTGGGAGGCAGGCAGGTGCTCTCTCTGCAGAGGTATGGCTGCGTCTACTACGGCATCATCCAGCACGAGTTCAACCACGCTCTGGGCTTCCGGCACGAACAGACCAGGAGCGATCGCGACAACTACGTCACGATCAATTGGGCCAACATCGACCCTAAGATGGCCTACAACTTCAACAAGCAGGTCACCAACAACATTAACACTCCCTACGACTACACCTCCATCATGCACTATGCAAGAACAGCCTTCTCCATCAACGGGCAGGACACCATCACCCCCATCCCCGACCCTAAAGTCCAGATCGGCCAGAGTCAGGGCTTGTCCTCCTGGGACATCATAAGGATCAATAAGCTCTACAGCTGCTAA
- the LOC120569059 gene encoding high choriolytic enzyme 1-like, protein MTPSASLLLLLLLGLSQALPLPDTVDITTRILTSNKGSDEILLEGDLLVPSTRNALMCPNQKCFWKKNSSGLVTVPYTVSSEYTSSEKRQIDNALQGFHSKTCIRFVPRNNETDYISVENKSGCFSFLGKVGGAQLLSLQRYGCVSYGLIQHEFNHALGFWHEQTRSDRDNYVRINWANMDPKMAFNFDKQVTNNLNTPYDYTSIMHYGRTAFSINGQDTITPIPDPKVQIGQKQGLSSVDIIRINKLYSC, encoded by the coding sequence ATGACTCCCTCTGccagcctgctgctgctgctcctgctcgGCCTCTCTCAGGCCCTTCCTCTTCCAGACACCGTCGACATAACCACCAGGATCCTGACCTCCAACAAGGGCAGCGATGAGATCCTGCTGGAAGGAGACTTGCTGGTTCCCAGTACCAGAAATGCCCTAATGTGCCCTAACCAGAAGTGCTTCTGGAAGAAAAACTCCAGCGGCCTGGTGACGGTCCCCTACACCGTGAGCAGTGAGTACACCAGCTCAGAGAAGCGGCAGATTGACAACGCCTTGCAGGGCTTCCACAGCAAAACCTGTATCCGCTTCGTGCCCCGTAACAACGAGACCGACTACATCAGCGTGGAGAACAAATCAGGATGTTTCTCCTTTCTGGGCAAAGTGGGAGGCGCTCAGTTGCTCTCTCTGCAGAGGTATGGCTGCGTCTCCTACGGCCTCATCCAGCACGAGTTCAACCACGCTCTGGGCTTCTGGCACGAACAGACCAGGAGCGATCGCGACAACTACGTCAGGATCAATTGGGCCAACATGGACCCTAAGATGGCCTTCAACTTCGACAAGCAGGTCACCAACAACCTGAACACTCCCTACGACTACACCTCCATCATGCACTATGGAAGAACAGCCTTCTCCATCAACGGGCAGGACACCATCACCCCCATCCCCGACCCTAAAGTCCAGATCGGCCAGAAGCAGGGCTTGTCCTCAGTGGACATCATACGGATCAATAAGCTCTACAGCTGCTAA